Part of the Clostridiales bacterium genome, CGTCTTGTCCACCAGGTCGTGTGAGAGCGGAAACATGCAGTCGTCCTCGCGTCGCCCTGCACTCGTGGCGGTATTCGCCGTGCTGGGGTTCCTCGTCGCCATAGCGTTTAACAGCACGACTCGCGCCGCCGAGATCCGTCCGGCGGGCCGTTCGAGCGACCTCGTTGCCGTGGTGAGGGAGATGGAGGTCGAGCGCGCCGAGCTCCAGGAGCGTCTCTCTGAGCTGCGAACTGAGATATCACTGCGTGAGCAGGAGGCCGCCGAGGAATCGGGCGTGGACCGCTCGTTTACTCAGGAGTTCGATCGGGTGAGACTCGCCGCCGGTCTTGTTGCCCTCGCTGGTCCCGGGATCGAGGTCACGCTCGCCGATAGCAAGGATGTTCCACAGGGGGCTGATCCCAACGACTATCTGATACACGACACCGATATC contains:
- a CDS encoding DUF881 domain-containing protein; the encoded protein is MQSSSRRPALVAVFAVLGFLVAIAFNSTTRAAEIRPAGRSSDLVAVVREMEVERAELQERLSELRTEISLREQEAAEESGVDRSFTQEFDRVRLAAGLVALAGPGIEVTLADSKDVPQGADPNDYLIHDTDISAVVNALMVGGAEAVSVNGERVVATTPIRCAGTTILVNATRLGNPYVISAIGEADALEAALEGDPHAILLFDTYRTQFGLEVSVIRRPEVVVPEFRGSMRPAHAVAVGGGM